One region of Heliomicrobium undosum genomic DNA includes:
- the fliS gene encoding flagellar export chaperone FliS produces the protein MLTGTPHQQNAALNQYRNTAVQTAAPEKLLLMLYDGAIRFLQQAIKAIESKKPNEAHQNIVKAQNIIVELTVTLNMDYPISHNLKSLYDFFFQHLVQANIKKDAKMIEDIVELLSDLRKTWEEAARIAKSQSHSGGAAGV, from the coding sequence ATGTTGACTGGCACTCCGCACCAGCAAAATGCTGCCCTGAACCAGTACAGGAACACAGCAGTCCAGACGGCGGCCCCTGAAAAGCTCTTGCTCATGCTGTACGACGGGGCCATTCGTTTTCTGCAGCAGGCCATCAAGGCCATCGAGAGCAAAAAACCGAATGAGGCCCACCAGAATATCGTAAAAGCGCAGAACATCATCGTGGAATTGACGGTCACATTGAACATGGACTACCCCATCTCCCACAACCTCAAGAGCCTCTACGATTTCTTCTTTCAGCACCTCGTCCAGGCGAACATTAAAAAGGATGCGAAGATGATTGAGGACATAGTGGAACTGCTCTCCGACCTGCGGAAAACCTGGGAGGAGGCGGCGCGTATCGCCAAGTCCCAGTCCCATTCCGGGGGGGCTGCCGGTGTCTAA
- the fliD gene encoding flagellar filament capping protein FliD has protein sequence MSDMQISGLISGMDTKSIVDKLMAVESRPLVQMQTQKKLLQFRKDAFLEFKIKMNSLRDKAEALYRNTGFSATTATSSDTSVASVKTGTNTVAGTYKVEVTSLAKNARISGKENLLANLAAEYTSLTGSKNISADSATKFSDFTAPHDLAAVQSGQFTINGVTITVVKGADTVNSVLNKINDSNAGVTASIDSAGKLVLTQKTAGKSPTVTLGSDSSGFLTATGLSSGTAKTGKDSPELRTLADINADTNYTGTDFTEGFFKVNGYTISYSTSDTIQSILNKINNGATGVTAFYDRNKGQISFTSKETGLSQDIVLDEPVGGSAHGNFLHVMLGANATKNMSDPTFNWTTDVTGGAGKAPGADATVKINEVEIKSAKNTMSFNGMDISLLKEGATTTITVTPDLDKVTQNIRDFVDKYNETVDYLYNKLGEKKVIKPTTDDELKSGILKSQSIVRDAYDQLRRLTSGNVIGLPDEMNSLSDIGIAGKKYSDEGGKSGQLTIDEEKLKTALRTNFDGVMALFQNKEVQVADYQLTTTAGTLEYQLPKKSLIYGSLPTKLVSGQEFNFVDGAPGANQFSVDWNNGIIKFGSDPGAVTFSNLYFSYNPKTEYTGGVATRLRFFTTDTTKTGGSLEAISGSSGSITKEMKVIDDNMEDFQRRLEQKRKTYEQRFTAMETALSKLKSQSSAFSALLG, from the coding sequence ATGAGCGACATGCAGATCAGCGGCTTGATTTCCGGCATGGATACGAAGAGCATCGTCGACAAGCTGATGGCCGTCGAATCGCGACCGCTCGTCCAGATGCAGACCCAGAAAAAGCTCTTGCAGTTCCGCAAAGACGCTTTTCTGGAATTTAAGATCAAGATGAATTCGTTGCGCGATAAGGCCGAGGCGCTTTATCGAAACACCGGCTTTTCAGCCACTACGGCTACATCGAGCGACACGAGCGTAGCCTCTGTCAAAACAGGGACGAACACTGTGGCGGGCACCTACAAGGTGGAGGTCACCTCGCTGGCGAAAAACGCCCGGATTTCCGGAAAAGAAAATCTGCTGGCGAACCTCGCCGCCGAGTACACCTCTCTGACGGGATCGAAGAACATCAGCGCTGACTCGGCCACAAAGTTCTCCGACTTTACAGCGCCGCACGATTTAGCTGCTGTCCAGAGCGGACAGTTCACCATCAACGGCGTCACCATCACTGTTGTCAAGGGCGCCGATACAGTCAACTCGGTCTTGAACAAGATCAACGATTCCAACGCAGGTGTGACAGCCAGCATCGATTCAGCCGGGAAACTCGTCCTGACCCAGAAGACGGCCGGCAAATCGCCCACCGTCACCCTGGGCAGCGATTCGAGCGGTTTCCTGACGGCCACCGGACTGAGCAGCGGCACGGCTAAGACCGGCAAGGACTCGCCGGAACTGCGGACGCTAGCTGACATCAACGCCGACACAAACTATACGGGAACAGACTTTACGGAAGGCTTCTTCAAGGTCAACGGCTACACCATCAGTTACAGCACATCGGACACCATCCAGTCGATCCTGAACAAGATCAACAACGGCGCCACCGGTGTGACGGCTTTTTATGACCGGAACAAGGGCCAGATCAGCTTCACCTCCAAGGAAACAGGCCTCAGCCAGGACATCGTCCTCGATGAGCCGGTCGGCGGCAGCGCCCACGGCAATTTCCTCCACGTCATGCTTGGCGCGAACGCCACCAAGAACATGAGCGATCCCACCTTTAACTGGACGACCGACGTGACGGGCGGTGCGGGGAAGGCTCCCGGTGCCGACGCGACCGTTAAGATCAACGAAGTCGAGATCAAAAGCGCCAAGAACACCATGTCCTTCAACGGGATGGATATCTCCCTGCTCAAAGAAGGCGCCACGACGACCATCACCGTCACCCCCGACCTCGACAAGGTCACCCAAAATATCCGGGATTTCGTCGATAAATATAATGAGACCGTCGATTACCTCTACAACAAGCTCGGCGAGAAAAAAGTGATCAAGCCCACAACCGATGACGAATTGAAGTCGGGGATCCTCAAGTCGCAGAGCATCGTCCGGGACGCCTATGATCAACTGCGCCGGTTGACATCAGGCAACGTCATCGGTTTGCCTGACGAAATGAACAGTCTCTCGGACATCGGCATCGCCGGCAAGAAGTATTCTGACGAGGGCGGCAAGAGCGGTCAACTGACGATCGACGAAGAGAAGCTGAAAACAGCCTTGCGCACCAATTTCGACGGCGTCATGGCCCTCTTTCAAAACAAGGAAGTCCAGGTAGCCGATTATCAACTCACGACCACGGCAGGGACGCTGGAGTATCAACTGCCGAAGAAGAGTCTCATCTACGGCTCGTTGCCGACGAAACTGGTGTCCGGGCAAGAATTTAACTTCGTCGACGGCGCGCCGGGCGCGAACCAGTTTTCCGTTGATTGGAACAACGGCATCATCAAATTCGGGTCTGACCCCGGCGCCGTGACTTTCTCCAATCTGTATTTCAGCTACAACCCGAAGACAGAGTATACGGGCGGTGTGGCGACGCGGCTGCGATTCTTTACGACAGATACGACCAAGACCGGCGGTTCTCTGGAAGCGATTAGCGGCAGCAGCGGGAGCATCACCAAAGAGATGAAGGTCATCGACGATAACATGGAGGACTTTCAGCGACGACTGGAACAAAAGCGCAAGACCTATGAACAGCGGTTTACCGCCATGGAAACAGCTTTGTCCAAGCTGAAGTCCCAATCCTCCGCTTTTAGCGCCTTGCTCGGGTAA
- a CDS encoding flagellar protein FlaG: MEIGTNTINAVPHVATVGTNVAGVNGNLQLPKGNGGEAAVKSEAEKTTTQTGQEKSGGGLRQEDEQRLEKKVNHLNEMMEPFNSHLKFEIHKETGNIMVQIIDNRNDKVIKEIPPKKLLDLAAAIQDVVGLFVDKRV, encoded by the coding sequence GTGGAAATCGGGACGAACACCATCAATGCGGTTCCCCATGTCGCGACTGTGGGGACGAATGTCGCCGGCGTCAATGGAAATCTCCAACTGCCCAAGGGGAATGGAGGAGAGGCGGCGGTTAAATCAGAAGCAGAGAAGACGACGACCCAAACTGGGCAAGAGAAGTCCGGGGGGGGGCTGCGCCAAGAGGACGAACAGAGGTTGGAAAAAAAGGTGAACCACCTCAACGAGATGATGGAACCCTTTAACTCCCATTTGAAGTTTGAAATTCATAAAGAAACCGGAAATATCATGGTTCAGATCATCGACAATCGCAACGATAAAGTAATTAAGGAGATTCCGCCGAAAAAGCTGCTTGACCTAGCGGCGGCCATTCAAGACGTGGTCGGGCTCTTTGTCGATAAGCGGGTGTAG
- a CDS encoding flagellin N-terminal helical domain-containing protein produces MIINHNISALNAQRQLGVTDFSMNKSLERLSSGLRINRAGDDAAGLAISEKMRGQINGLNQAVRNAQDAISLIQTAEGALNETHAILQRMRELAVQASNDTNVTADRAAIMTEVKELQSELNRIAKTTEFNTQKLLSGGFSSKTFLIGANSGQTITISITGVTASKLSVSGSNVALTNTTNAQTAITNINTAIATVSTMRSKLGAWQNRLEHTIANLNVASENLQAAESRVRDVDMAKEMSSFTRTQILSQAGTSMLAQSNQKPQGVLSLLR; encoded by the coding sequence ATGATTATCAACCACAACATCAGCGCGCTGAACGCGCAACGGCAACTGGGCGTTACCGATTTTTCGATGAACAAGTCGCTGGAACGGCTCTCTTCGGGCCTGCGCATCAACCGCGCCGGTGACGACGCCGCCGGTCTCGCCATCTCCGAAAAGATGCGCGGCCAGATCAACGGCTTGAATCAGGCTGTCCGGAACGCGCAGGACGCTATCTCGTTGATCCAGACGGCGGAAGGCGCCCTGAACGAAACGCACGCCATCCTGCAACGGATGCGCGAACTGGCCGTTCAAGCCTCCAACGACACCAACGTCACCGCCGACCGGGCTGCCATCATGACGGAGGTCAAGGAGCTTCAGAGCGAGTTGAACCGGATCGCCAAAACGACCGAGTTCAACACCCAGAAACTGCTGAGCGGTGGTTTCTCCTCTAAGACCTTCCTGATCGGCGCGAACAGCGGCCAGACCATCACGATCAGCATCACCGGCGTCACGGCCAGCAAGCTGAGTGTGTCCGGTTCTAACGTGGCGCTCACCAATACGACCAACGCCCAAACGGCCATCACCAACATCAACACCGCCATCGCCACCGTCTCTACCATGCGTTCCAAACTGGGCGCTTGGCAGAACCGCCTCGAACACACCATCGCCAACCTGAACGTGGCTTCGGAAAACCTGCAAGCTGCCGAATCCCGTGTCCGCGATGTCGACATGGCGAAGGAAATGTCCAGCTTTACCCGGACCCAGATTCTCAGCCAGGCGGGCACATCCATGTTGGCGCAAAGCAACCAGAAGCCTCAAGGTGTACTCTCGCTCTTGCGGTAA
- a CDS encoding flagellin N-terminal helical domain-containing protein translates to MIINHNISALNAQRQLGVTDFSMNKSLERLSSGLRINRAGDDAAGLAISEKMRGQINGLNQAVRNAQDAISLIQTAEGALNETHSILQRMRELAVQASNDTNVTADRNAIKTEITELQSELNRIAKTTEFNTQKLLSGNFSSKTFLIGANSGQTIQITITNVTANALGVSGTLSVSDTTKAQSAISSINTAIATVSTMRSKLGAWQNRLEHTIANLNVAGENLQAAESRVRDVDMAKEMSSFTRSQILSQAGTSMLAQSNQKPQGVLSLLR, encoded by the coding sequence ATGATTATCAACCACAACATCAGCGCGTTGAACGCGCAACGGCAACTGGGTGTCACCGATTTCTCCATGAACAAGTCGCTGGAGCGGCTCTCCTCGGGTCTGCGCATCAACCGCGCCGGTGATGACGCCGCCGGTCTCGCCATCTCCGAAAAGATGCGCGGCCAGATCAACGGCTTGAACCAGGCTGTTCGGAACGCCCAGGACGCGATCTCCCTCATCCAGACGGCGGAAGGCGCCCTGAACGAAACCCACTCCATCCTGCAGCGGATGCGCGAGCTGGCTGTTCAGGCTTCCAACGACACCAACGTCACCGCTGACCGCAACGCCATCAAGACGGAGATCACCGAACTCCAGAGCGAGTTGAACCGGATCGCCAAGACCACCGAGTTCAACACCCAGAAGCTGCTGAGCGGAAACTTCTCCTCCAAAACGTTCTTGATTGGCGCCAACAGCGGTCAAACCATCCAGATCACCATCACCAACGTGACGGCGAACGCCCTCGGCGTCAGCGGCACCCTGAGTGTCAGCGACACCACGAAGGCGCAGTCGGCCATCTCCTCCATCAACACCGCCATTGCCACCGTTTCGACCATGCGGTCCAAACTGGGCGCCTGGCAAAACCGTTTGGAACACACCATCGCCAACCTGAACGTCGCTGGCGAAAACCTGCAAGCCGCTGAATCTCGGGTCCGCGACGTGGACATGGCGAAGGAAATGTCCAGCTTCACCCGTAGCCAGATCCTCAGCCAGGCCGGCACCTCCATGCTGGCGCAATCCAACCAAAAGCCCCAAGGCGTTCTCTCCCTGCTGCGGTAA
- a CDS encoding flagellin N-terminal helical domain-containing protein produces MIINHNISAMNAQRQLGVTDFSMSKSLERLSSGLRINRAGDDAAGLAISEKMRGQINGLNQAVRNSQDAISLLQTAEGALNETHAILQRMRELSVQASNDTNVTADRQAIKTEINELQSELNRISNTTEFNTQKLLSGGFNNKTFLIGANSGQTISISITGVSSAKLKVDSISVSSTTGAQSAISSVNDAIATVSTMRSKLGAWQNRLEHTIANLNVAGENLQAAESRVRDVDMAKEMSSFTRSQILSQAGTSMLAQANQKPQGVLSLLR; encoded by the coding sequence ATGATCATCAACCACAACATCAGTGCGATGAACGCACAACGGCAACTCGGTGTCACCGACTTTTCCATGAGCAAGTCCCTGGAACGCCTCTCCTCGGGTCTCCGGATCAATCGCGCTGGTGACGATGCCGCCGGTCTGGCCATCTCGGAAAAGATGCGCGGCCAGATCAACGGCCTCAACCAGGCGGTTCGCAACTCCCAGGACGCCATCTCCCTGCTTCAGACGGCGGAAGGCGCGCTGAACGAGACCCATGCCATCCTGCAGCGGATGCGGGAGCTTTCCGTCCAGGCTTCGAACGATACCAACGTCACCGCCGACCGGCAGGCCATCAAAACAGAGATCAATGAGTTGCAGAGCGAACTGAACCGGATCTCCAACACGACCGAGTTCAACACCCAAAAGCTGCTGAGCGGCGGTTTCAACAACAAGACATTCCTCATCGGCGCCAACAGCGGCCAGACGATCTCCATCAGCATCACCGGCGTGTCCTCTGCCAAGCTCAAGGTCGATAGCATCAGCGTCAGCAGCACCACGGGCGCCCAGAGCGCCATCTCCTCGGTCAACGACGCTATCGCCACCGTCTCTACCATGCGTTCCAAACTGGGCGCCTGGCAAAACCGCCTCGAGCACACCATCGCCAACCTGAACGTCGCCGGTGAGAACCTGCAAGCCGCTGAATCCCGGGTCCGTGACGTCGACATGGCGAAAGAGATGTCCAGCTTCACCCGCAGCCAGATCCTCAGCCAAGCGGGCACCTCCATGCTGGCGCAAGCCAACCAGAAACCGCAAGGCGTGCTCTCCCTCCTGCGGTAA
- the csrA gene encoding carbon storage regulator CsrA, which yields MLVLTRKSGETLLIGNDVEVVVLEVRGEQVKIGIRAPKDVRILRKEVLEAIEEANRSAAIAGNTDALARLVGGLAVSGKAEGK from the coding sequence ATGCTGGTGCTTACGCGCAAATCCGGGGAAACCTTGCTGATCGGGAACGACGTGGAGGTCGTAGTCCTCGAAGTTCGTGGGGAGCAGGTCAAGATTGGCATCCGGGCGCCCAAAGATGTGCGCATCCTGCGCAAGGAAGTGCTGGAGGCGATTGAAGAAGCCAACCGTTCCGCCGCCATCGCCGGGAACACCGATGCTTTGGCTCGCCTCGTCGGCGGTCTCGCTGTGTCCGGGAAAGCGGAAGGAAAATAA
- the fliW gene encoding flagellar assembly protein FliW, with amino-acid sequence MQVHSSRFGTVEFHPEDVIRFEKGLPGFEKEKRFILIPYEEKGPFFFLRSLDNPELEFFTGDPFAFFPDYEVKLASVDQQELAIDHPEEALALVIFTLADEPKDITVNLKAPLVINRGKGLARQVILDNDHYSTRHRLEAS; translated from the coding sequence TTGCAGGTTCATTCAAGCCGCTTTGGAACCGTCGAATTTCATCCCGAAGATGTCATCCGCTTTGAGAAGGGGCTGCCGGGATTTGAAAAAGAAAAGCGCTTTATCCTGATCCCCTATGAGGAAAAGGGGCCCTTCTTTTTTCTGCGGAGCCTGGACAACCCCGAACTGGAGTTTTTCACGGGCGATCCCTTCGCCTTTTTCCCTGATTATGAGGTCAAACTGGCATCGGTGGATCAGCAGGAGTTGGCCATCGATCATCCCGAGGAAGCCCTCGCCCTCGTCATATTTACCTTGGCTGACGAGCCCAAGGACATCACTGTTAATTTAAAGGCGCCTCTCGTCATCAACCGGGGTAAAGGCCTGGCCAGACAGGTGATCCTCGACAACGATCATTACTCGACCCGCCACCGACTGGAGGCTTCATAG
- a CDS encoding DUF6470 family protein has translation MNVPRIQIDQQFTRIQSHTQPRRFELTNSWAKLDAEHTNPRVEISRTPPRVQIDQTAARASVGFRTSNALEEDFAAKAMQQSYEYIARKAGEGDRIGAIENKNDPIPDIAWENAFPGAPDVNIASMPGARPQFHYQPGRLQTQFVPGDVHFRLTPGRVQGEYQPSRVITEVVQKGYVKVIPPPPKVSLQA, from the coding sequence ATGAATGTGCCAAGGATCCAGATCGACCAGCAGTTTACCCGCATTCAGTCCCATACCCAACCGCGTCGTTTTGAACTGACCAATAGCTGGGCCAAATTGGATGCCGAGCATACGAATCCCCGCGTCGAGATCAGCCGCACCCCGCCAAGGGTGCAGATCGACCAGACGGCAGCGCGGGCGAGCGTTGGATTCCGCACCAGCAACGCGCTGGAAGAGGACTTTGCCGCCAAGGCGATGCAGCAGAGCTACGAGTATATCGCTCGCAAGGCTGGAGAAGGCGATCGCATCGGCGCCATCGAAAATAAAAATGACCCCATACCTGACATTGCCTGGGAGAACGCTTTCCCTGGCGCGCCGGATGTCAACATCGCCAGTATGCCCGGCGCCCGACCCCAGTTCCATTATCAGCCGGGGCGACTGCAGACACAGTTTGTCCCTGGCGATGTCCATTTTCGTCTCACGCCCGGGCGGGTGCAGGGAGAATACCAACCCAGCCGGGTGATCACTGAAGTGGTGCAAAAAGGGTATGTGAAAGTGATTCCGCCGCCGCCGAAAGTGTCCCTACAGGCGTAA
- the flgL gene encoding flagellar hook-associated protein FlgL: protein MRITQYMMSSGFMRNLNNIMGDMEKSQYQLTSGKKNRLPQDDPVGSVQTMTYRSAVLQVEKYLDNATEAGIWLDNTDTALTEVTNVLHRVRTLMEQADTDTATPESRKAIAEEVDQLADHVSKISNTTVGGRYIFGGTNTGNPPAVLSGASYVWNGNDGEIALEIDAKATVTVNSIGQRIFADSGPTPSDQGVLNFLKSVANTLKTGVQVNRLGDLEKLADKVLEEQASIGARQNRIEFTGNRLESFKLTMTETLAKVEDADIAQVITDFKTQESVFRSALSTGARILQPSLVDFLK, encoded by the coding sequence GTGCGGATCACCCAGTATATGATGAGCAGCGGGTTTATGCGAAACCTGAACAATATCATGGGAGACATGGAAAAATCGCAGTATCAGCTGACATCGGGGAAGAAGAACCGTTTGCCCCAGGATGATCCTGTCGGTTCTGTGCAGACGATGACTTACCGGAGCGCAGTGCTGCAGGTGGAGAAGTACCTCGACAACGCCACGGAAGCCGGGATCTGGCTAGACAACACCGATACGGCGCTGACGGAAGTGACCAACGTCCTTCATCGGGTCCGTACGTTAATGGAGCAAGCTGACACAGACACGGCGACGCCGGAGTCTCGGAAAGCCATTGCCGAGGAAGTGGATCAACTGGCAGACCATGTCAGCAAAATCTCCAACACCACCGTCGGCGGACGCTACATCTTCGGCGGAACCAACACCGGGAATCCGCCGGCTGTATTGAGCGGGGCAAGCTATGTATGGAACGGCAATGACGGTGAAATTGCCCTGGAGATCGACGCGAAGGCTACGGTGACCGTCAACTCGATTGGACAACGCATTTTCGCCGACAGCGGTCCGACCCCGTCGGACCAAGGTGTCCTCAACTTTTTGAAATCGGTGGCCAATACCTTGAAGACAGGGGTGCAGGTCAACCGACTCGGCGATCTGGAGAAGCTGGCCGACAAGGTGCTTGAAGAACAGGCTTCCATCGGCGCCCGCCAGAACCGGATCGAATTCACCGGCAACCGCCTGGAGAGTTTCAAACTGACGATGACCGAAACGCTGGCCAAGGTGGAAGACGCCGATATTGCCCAGGTGATCACCGACTTTAAGACTCAGGAAAGCGTGTTCCGTTCGGCGCTGTCGACAGGGGCGCGCATCCTTCAGCCGAGCCTTGTGGACTTTCTCAAGTAG
- the flgK gene encoding flagellar hook-associated protein FlgK, which yields MPSTFFGLEIARRGIMANKAGLDVTGHNVANVNTEGYSRQTVVLGTTPSLFQPSMQRSSYTGQIGTGVNVDQIKRYRDSFLDLQYRNENRALGYWSIQSDVLEKIQSILSEESNTGLAQVMDQFWEGWEDLTAHPEQPAARGVVVERGKAVAETFAHISRQIRQLETDMNDKLLSTVQTINSYGDQIARLNNQIQAIEVSGEKANDLRDKRDLLLDKLSSLIDITVSEDRSGMVSVGAGNGTLVSGGSTNKLVVEDRTDANGKGLYELKWNTGMVALPSSGELRGILEARGALVPAGYSSLFGTTNFDWQAQVIDPLTSQPAPNKMQVVDVTAETVVGTYKVHVGTAAVKNSASLSFTPPAAGHSETYKITGIDGSVCQFTFSNDGIKTAADMLNEAITNFNALTSHSGLTAQASTLVPGNIDLTAVKAGNNTFRVQKFDDAPVPNMVSDQTCTGGSNVIITDPGPPPTSTVKLDQGGGVTKQVAITKVDGNQITLDNGLVLNVTAGSGEDVHVNISKREGQIADIRRKLNKLAMVFASELNKKHMEGVSLEAIQNSPNKILEPSGIRFFVDAVAYHANASNLFDPVDMEHMIVNPLLDNSAKVAAARPERDQPSPPRPSVPYEGNSDNSREIAQLKYQKFGSFPQPSTCDDYYRTVSGDLGVSGQQAERMYKNQTMLTDTVMGQRDSVTSVSLDEEMTNMIRFQQAYNAAARMVNAVDEMIDTIINRMGMVGR from the coding sequence ATGCCGTCCACTTTTTTTGGCCTTGAGATTGCCCGTCGGGGCATCATGGCCAACAAGGCCGGCCTAGACGTAACCGGCCATAACGTCGCCAACGTGAATACGGAAGGGTACTCCCGGCAGACGGTCGTGCTCGGCACCACACCGTCGCTGTTTCAACCCTCCATGCAGCGCTCCAGCTATACCGGGCAGATCGGGACCGGTGTGAATGTCGATCAGATCAAGCGCTACCGCGACAGCTTTCTCGATCTCCAATACCGCAACGAAAACCGCGCCCTCGGCTATTGGAGCATTCAATCAGACGTGCTGGAAAAAATCCAGTCGATATTGAGTGAGGAATCGAACACCGGTCTGGCCCAGGTGATGGACCAGTTCTGGGAAGGGTGGGAAGACCTGACGGCCCATCCCGAACAACCGGCGGCGCGCGGCGTCGTCGTCGAGCGCGGTAAAGCCGTTGCGGAGACCTTCGCTCATATCAGCCGCCAGATCCGCCAGTTGGAAACGGATATGAACGACAAACTGCTGTCGACGGTGCAGACGATCAACTCCTATGGCGATCAGATCGCTCGCTTGAACAACCAGATTCAGGCCATTGAGGTCTCCGGCGAAAAGGCCAACGATCTGCGGGACAAGCGGGACCTTCTCCTCGACAAGCTCTCCTCCCTCATCGACATCACCGTTTCCGAGGATAGGTCAGGCATGGTCAGCGTGGGCGCCGGCAATGGCACACTGGTCTCCGGAGGCTCTACCAATAAGCTGGTGGTGGAGGACCGCACCGACGCCAACGGCAAGGGTCTTTATGAACTGAAGTGGAACACGGGCATGGTCGCTTTGCCCAGCAGCGGTGAACTGCGGGGGATCCTGGAGGCACGGGGCGCCCTCGTTCCTGCGGGGTACAGTTCCCTCTTCGGCACGACCAATTTTGACTGGCAGGCCCAGGTCATCGATCCCCTCACCAGTCAACCGGCTCCCAATAAAATGCAGGTTGTCGATGTGACTGCCGAGACGGTCGTCGGCACCTATAAGGTTCATGTCGGAACGGCTGCCGTGAAAAACAGCGCCTCCCTGTCTTTTACGCCGCCCGCAGCCGGCCACAGCGAAACGTACAAAATCACCGGCATTGACGGTTCTGTCTGTCAATTTACGTTCTCCAACGATGGGATCAAAACAGCCGCCGATATGCTGAACGAAGCGATCACCAATTTTAATGCGCTTACCAGTCATTCGGGGTTAACGGCGCAAGCCTCCACACTCGTGCCCGGAAACATCGATCTGACAGCTGTGAAAGCAGGAAACAACACCTTTCGAGTTCAGAAGTTCGATGACGCCCCTGTGCCCAACATGGTGTCTGATCAAACATGTACAGGCGGTTCCAATGTGATCATCACCGACCCGGGCCCCCCTCCGACGAGCACGGTGAAGCTGGACCAGGGCGGCGGTGTGACCAAGCAGGTGGCGATTACAAAAGTAGACGGCAACCAAATCACGTTGGACAACGGCCTTGTTCTGAATGTTACGGCTGGCAGCGGCGAGGACGTACACGTGAATATCTCGAAACGCGAAGGCCAAATCGCCGACATCCGGCGGAAACTGAACAAACTGGCGATGGTCTTCGCTAGCGAGTTAAACAAAAAGCACATGGAAGGCGTTTCACTCGAAGCGATCCAGAACAGCCCGAACAAGATCCTCGAACCAAGCGGCATCCGCTTTTTTGTTGACGCTGTCGCCTATCATGCCAATGCTTCCAACCTCTTTGATCCGGTGGACATGGAACACATGATCGTCAACCCGCTCCTCGACAACTCGGCGAAAGTGGCGGCAGCAAGGCCGGAAAGGGACCAACCGTCGCCGCCGCGGCCCAGCGTCCCCTATGAGGGCAACTCCGACAACTCGCGGGAGATCGCTCAGCTAAAGTACCAGAAGTTCGGCTCCTTCCCGCAGCCGTCAACCTGTGATGATTACTATCGGACCGTGTCGGGCGATCTCGGCGTCTCGGGCCAGCAGGCCGAGCGGATGTACAAGAATCAGACCATGCTGACCGATACGGTGATGGGCCAGCGTGATTCGGTCACCAGCGTCTCCCTTGACGAAGAGATGACGAACATGATCCGTTTTCAGCAGGCCTACAACGCCGCTGCCCGCATGGTCAACGCAGTCGATGAGATGATCGACACGATCATCAACCGGATGGGCATGGTCGGCCGTTAA
- a CDS encoding flagellar protein FlgN — translation MPSNQQVPLGVAGMDTQEGLFEQLIQLLELHLRLLKGLNTLAQKKEQSLVKADIAEIQKITDAENTLIVQSGQVEKQRQRVTTELRDRLGIPGDGRLSDLFERMPPQAQALLVRLRDEINDTVQALELQNRRNKELIEKSLHFYDTYYNMLRRATEAPAPAYGPQGDGGAVTRSLINRKI, via the coding sequence ATGCCTTCGAACCAGCAGGTCCCCTTGGGTGTCGCGGGGATGGACACCCAAGAGGGCCTTTTTGAGCAATTGATACAACTGTTGGAATTGCACCTCCGGTTGCTGAAGGGGCTGAACACGCTGGCCCAGAAGAAAGAACAATCGCTTGTGAAGGCAGACATCGCGGAGATACAAAAGATCACCGACGCCGAGAACACCCTGATCGTGCAGTCGGGACAGGTGGAAAAGCAACGGCAGCGGGTGACCACAGAATTGCGCGACCGCTTGGGCATTCCTGGTGATGGCCGTCTCTCCGACCTGTTTGAGCGGATGCCGCCTCAGGCGCAGGCGTTGCTGGTCCGCCTGCGGGACGAGATCAACGACACGGTCCAGGCGTTGGAACTGCAAAACCGGCGCAACAAGGAATTGATCGAAAAATCGTTGCACTTTTACGATACCTACTACAACATGCTCCGGCGCGCCACCGAGGCGCCGGCGCCCGCTTATGGACCGCAAGGGGACGGCGGCGCTGTCACACGTTCCTTGATCAACCGTAAGATCTAA